A region of Staphylococcus sp. IVB6181 DNA encodes the following proteins:
- a CDS encoding carbonic anhydrase, producing MTLLESILSYNKDFVENKEFENYSTSKKPNKKAVLFTCMDTRLQDLGTKALGFNNGDLKVVKNAGAIITHPYGSTIKSLLVGIYALGAEEIIIMAHKDCGMGSLDVSTVKDAMKERGVTEETFDIIKHSGVDVDGFLEGFDDAKDNVRHNIDMLYHHPLFDKSVPIHGLVIDPHTGELDLIQDGYELAEQNK from the coding sequence ATGACATTATTAGAAAGCATTTTATCTTATAATAAAGACTTTGTGGAAAACAAAGAATTCGAGAATTATTCAACAAGCAAAAAGCCGAATAAAAAAGCAGTTCTATTTACATGTATGGATACACGTTTGCAAGACTTAGGTACAAAAGCGCTCGGCTTTAATAACGGGGACTTGAAAGTTGTTAAAAACGCAGGTGCAATTATTACTCATCCCTACGGTTCAACAATTAAAAGTCTATTAGTCGGTATTTATGCTTTAGGTGCCGAAGAAATCATTATCATGGCACACAAAGACTGCGGTATGGGCAGCTTAGATGTCAGCACAGTTAAAGATGCGATGAAAGAACGCGGTGTAACTGAAGAAACATTTGATATTATTAAACACTCAGGTGTCGACGTAGACGGCTTCTTAGAAGGATTTGATGATGCTAAAGATAACGTACGCCATAACATCGATATGTTATATCATCACCCTCTATTTGATAAGAGCGTCCCGATTCACGGCCTAGTTATCGATCCGCATACGGGTGAATTAGATTTAATTCAAGACGGTTATGAATTAGCAGAACAAAATAAATAA
- a CDS encoding YihY/virulence factor BrkB family protein, producing the protein MSKSTDHDKHEKNESLFQKVKEKSAGITHEDNNYYVAPQEFQSKSPKKSNQTFFVARNNKPAKYTKDSNFLSFLIYRIGKDDAAGLAAQLSYYFMLSLFPMLLFLLSLLPLFKIDRNKIVNMITQNAPASTADLLSGIIEDIMKNASGSILSVGLILALWSASNGMTALMNAFNVAYDVEDGRNPIVLKLISVLFTVIMGAVFIIALILPVFGQQIGHLLFGPLGLDSQVKWIFSILRFLLPFIIIFVLFATLYALAPNIKIKFKSVLPGALFASVVWILGTAGFGFYVSNFANYSKTYGSIGGIIVLMLWLFITGFIIIVGAEINAIINQRRTLKNQDSLEEREFELSEAQNPHAERE; encoded by the coding sequence ATGTCTAAATCAACAGACCACGACAAACATGAAAAAAACGAAAGTCTTTTTCAAAAAGTCAAAGAAAAGTCTGCTGGTATCACGCACGAAGATAATAATTACTATGTAGCACCGCAAGAATTCCAGTCGAAATCACCAAAGAAATCTAATCAAACTTTCTTTGTGGCTAGAAACAATAAACCAGCTAAATATACGAAAGATTCGAACTTTTTATCATTTTTAATCTATCGTATCGGTAAAGATGATGCTGCGGGATTAGCAGCGCAACTATCCTATTATTTCATGTTGTCGCTCTTCCCAATGCTATTATTCTTATTATCACTTTTACCGCTCTTTAAAATCGATCGCAATAAGATTGTCAATATGATTACTCAAAATGCCCCTGCTTCTACAGCAGATCTATTATCGGGCATCATTGAAGATATTATGAAAAACGCCAGCGGCAGTATTTTATCTGTCGGTTTGATTTTAGCGTTATGGTCCGCTTCAAACGGTATGACTGCACTTATGAACGCTTTCAACGTTGCCTATGATGTTGAAGACGGCAGAAATCCTATCGTTTTAAAATTAATCAGTGTCCTATTTACTGTCATTATGGGCGCAGTATTCATTATCGCCTTAATCTTACCGGTATTCGGTCAGCAAATCGGCCACTTATTATTCGGACCGTTAGGCTTAGACAGCCAAGTTAAATGGATATTCAGTATCTTAAGATTCTTATTGCCGTTTATTATTATTTTCGTACTGTTTGCGACATTGTACGCACTTGCGCCAAACATCAAAATCAAATTCAAATCTGTACTGCCAGGTGCACTGTTTGCTTCAGTAGTTTGGATTTTAGGTACAGCAGGATTTGGTTTCTATGTCAGCAACTTTGCGAACTACTCAAAAACATACGGCAGTATCGGTGGTATCATCGTCTTAATGTTATGGCTGTTCATCACAGGCTTTATCATTATCGTCGGTGCTGAAATCAACGCGATTATCAATCAGCGCAGAACATTAAAAAATCAAGATTCACTTGAGGAAAGAGAGTTCGAACTTTCTGAAGCTCAAAACCCTCATGCTGAAAGAGAATAG
- a CDS encoding YtxH domain-containing protein, producing the protein MNNKLVPGILLGALVGGAITLADKNTRTSLQNSFKNLKEGKSSNRGPSKFNLIKEEIMYWKDAIEEIRRNNPELERALKDAKNTLQQRKQNDKHLN; encoded by the coding sequence ATGAATAACAAATTAGTACCAGGTATCTTATTAGGCGCATTAGTCGGCGGAGCTATCACACTTGCTGACAAAAATACGCGTACTTCATTACAAAACAGCTTTAAAAACTTGAAAGAAGGCAAATCTTCAAACAGAGGACCTTCAAAATTCAACTTAATTAAAGAAGAAATCATGTACTGGAAAGACGCGATTGAAGAAATCCGCCGTAATAACCCAGAATTAGAACGCGCACTTAAAGATGCTAAAAATACGTTGCAGCAACGTAAACAAAACGACAAACACTTAAACTAA
- a CDS encoding low molecular weight protein-tyrosine-phosphatase: MTTVAFVCLGNICRSPMAEAIMKQRLKDRGIDGIEVESRGTGSWNLGQSPHEGTQRILTEHNIPFDGMISELFEPTDDFDYIIAMDQSNVENIQHINPNLKGKLFKLLEFSDMEEQDVPDPYYTNNFEGVFDMIQSSCDNLIDYILKDSNLKEG, translated from the coding sequence ATGACTACAGTAGCATTTGTTTGTTTAGGCAACATTTGCCGTTCTCCAATGGCTGAAGCGATTATGAAACAACGCCTTAAAGATCGCGGCATCGATGGTATCGAAGTCGAATCACGCGGAACAGGCAGTTGGAACTTAGGACAATCGCCGCATGAAGGTACACAACGTATCTTAACTGAACACAATATTCCTTTTGACGGAATGATCAGCGAGTTGTTTGAACCCACTGATGACTTTGATTACATTATTGCGATGGATCAAAGCAACGTGGAGAATATCCAGCACATCAATCCGAATTTAAAAGGCAAATTGTTCAAGTTGCTTGAGTTCAGCGACATGGAAGAACAAGATGTACCTGATCCTTACTATACAAATAACTTTGAGGGTGTCTTCGATATGATACAATCATCATGTGATAATTTAATTGATTACATTCTTAAAGACTCAAATCTAAAAGAGGGGTAG
- a CDS encoding DUF1128 family protein: MASNNKDKIVEIREKLNVVNVNLIDPDKFEDADEDKIEEIHSFVTSKDNFSPSEVTAIASELGELRQS, translated from the coding sequence ATGGCATCAAATAATAAAGACAAGATTGTTGAAATCAGAGAAAAGTTGAATGTGGTTAACGTTAACCTGATAGATCCTGATAAATTTGAAGATGCAGATGAAGACAAAATTGAAGAGATTCACAGCTTTGTAACTTCAAAAGATAATTTTTCACCGAGCGAAGTTACAGCCATCGCATCTGAACTAGGCGAATTACGACAATCATAA
- a CDS encoding aminopeptidase, with amino-acid sequence MSQLQEKLKQYAQLIVDVGMNVQEGQPVFIRSSVDALDLTHDIVEAAYQRGASDVRVKYADDTLSRLKFEYEPVEYFEQNTLKDYDVAERMDYVERGAANLALISSDPDLLSNADSDKKAAFSKTYSKGFKGYMEASQNNDFPWCVVVYPNKAWAQRVYPELSENEAYEKFIDELLDIVRVDGNDPVENWNKHVDNLSKHAKYLQDKHYSALHYISEGTDLTIGLPNNHLWQDATSFTNKGQEFIANIPTEEVFTAPDRNRVDGHVTNKLPLSHNGTLIDGFTLTFKEGKVVDFKAEKGEDVLRSLLETDEGSKYLGEVALVPDDSPISNRNRVFYNTLLDENASCHIALGAGYPFTIIDGTTMSREQLAEEGLNDAFIHVDFMIGSADLTIYGITQDGEEEIVFKDGNWAY; translated from the coding sequence ATGTCGCAACTACAAGAAAAATTAAAACAATATGCACAATTGATAGTGGATGTTGGAATGAATGTTCAAGAAGGGCAACCTGTGTTTATCCGTTCATCAGTGGATGCATTGGATTTAACACATGATATTGTAGAGGCTGCTTATCAGCGCGGCGCATCTGATGTGCGTGTAAAATATGCGGATGATACACTATCACGTCTTAAATTCGAATATGAACCTGTTGAATACTTTGAACAAAATACATTAAAAGATTATGATGTTGCTGAACGTATGGATTATGTCGAAAGAGGAGCTGCAAACTTAGCCTTAATCAGCAGTGATCCGGATTTATTAAGTAATGCGGATAGTGATAAAAAAGCAGCCTTCAGCAAAACGTATTCTAAAGGTTTCAAAGGTTACATGGAAGCGAGTCAGAATAACGATTTCCCTTGGTGTGTTGTCGTTTATCCGAATAAAGCATGGGCACAACGAGTTTATCCGGAATTAAGCGAAAATGAAGCGTATGAAAAATTCATTGATGAATTATTAGATATCGTACGTGTAGACGGCAATGATCCGGTTGAAAACTGGAATAAACATGTCGACAACTTAAGCAAACATGCGAAATATCTGCAAGATAAACATTATTCAGCATTGCATTATATTTCTGAAGGTACAGACTTAACAATCGGCTTGCCGAACAATCATTTATGGCAAGATGCGACAAGCTTTACAAATAAAGGTCAAGAATTTATCGCAAACATTCCGACAGAAGAAGTCTTTACAGCACCAGACCGCAACCGTGTTGACGGTCATGTAACTAACAAACTTCCGCTTAGCCATAATGGTACTTTGATTGACGGCTTTACACTTACATTCAAAGAAGGAAAAGTTGTTGATTTCAAAGCAGAAAAAGGGGAAGATGTATTACGCAGCTTGCTTGAAACAGACGAAGGTTCTAAATATTTAGGCGAAGTTGCACTTGTCCCGGATGATTCGCCGATTTCAAATCGCAACCGTGTCTTCTACAATACATTGTTAGATGAAAATGCTTCATGCCACATTGCACTCGGTGCAGGTTATCCGTTTACGATTATCGACGGAACAACTATGTCACGCGAACAATTGGCAGAAGAAGGTTTGAACGATGCATTTATTCATGTTGACTTCATGATCGGCAGTGCAGATTTAACTATTTACGGTATTACACAAGACGGTGAAGAAGAAATCGTCTTTAAAGATGGCAACTGGGCATATTAA
- a CDS encoding acyl-CoA thioesterase, which produces MSASKSVKDRQVYPQDTNHHHTMFGGLLMANIDEIAAICAMKHSSSPVVTASTDSVDFLLPIRNGDVISYEAMVSYAGSSSMEVCVQIILEDVMNDKKYMAALSFLTFVALDEDGKPTQVPDVYPENEIQEWFHSTAPARVKRRKERRQESKDTLAFLTQTRHIE; this is translated from the coding sequence ATGTCAGCGTCAAAAAGTGTAAAGGATCGCCAAGTTTATCCGCAAGATACCAATCATCATCATACGATGTTCGGCGGCTTGCTGATGGCAAACATTGATGAAATTGCAGCAATTTGCGCAATGAAGCACAGTAGTTCTCCAGTAGTGACAGCTTCTACGGATTCAGTCGACTTTTTACTGCCGATTCGAAACGGAGATGTTATCTCATATGAAGCGATGGTTTCTTATGCAGGATCAAGCTCTATGGAAGTATGTGTGCAAATCATTTTAGAAGATGTGATGAATGACAAGAAATATATGGCAGCACTCAGTTTCTTAACATTTGTCGCATTAGATGAGGATGGCAAACCGACACAAGTGCCGGATGTTTATCCAGAAAATGAAATTCAAGAATGGTTCCACAGCACAGCACCTGCACGTGTGAAACGCAGAAAAGAACGCAGACAAGAAAGTAAAGATACTTTAGCTTTCTTAACGCAAACAAGACATATTGAATAA
- the yfkAB gene encoding radical SAM/CxCxxxxC motif protein YfkAB — MIGPTTQTKKPITIQNDPWEAYNDVEAFGSLALSNIEFTTTNLCNMRCSHCAVGYTLQTRDPDPLPMDLIFRRLDEIPNLRTLSITGGEPMFSKRSIRNVVKPLLKYADQRGIYTQMNSNLTLPQDRYLDIAEYIDVMHISHNWGTTDEFANVGFGAMEKQPPLKAKLKLYEQMIDNARTLSEQGMFVSAETMLNQNTKPYLGKIHREVVNDMKCSRHEIHPMYPSDFASELNVLSLQEIKDTIRYLLEIRDESVWMLFGTLPIYPCMLDEDDKQLFNQLHSAKNVTLRNDPDGRSRLNVNVFTGDVIVTDFGDETGSISNIKTDRLTDVFDKWLASDLAQSLNCHCSPVHCLGPNLLVKNMYYPDTDFRKNEKKMHQKFKAEGYQL; from the coding sequence ATGATTGGCCCAACTACTCAAACGAAAAAGCCGATTACAATTCAAAATGATCCATGGGAGGCATATAACGATGTCGAAGCATTCGGCAGCTTGGCATTAAGCAATATCGAGTTTACAACGACAAACTTATGCAATATGCGCTGCAGTCACTGTGCTGTAGGTTACACGCTGCAAACCAGAGACCCTGACCCATTGCCGATGGACTTGATTTTTCGCCGCTTAGACGAAATTCCAAACTTGCGTACATTGTCTATTACCGGCGGTGAACCGATGTTTTCTAAAAGGTCGATTCGAAATGTCGTTAAACCGTTGCTTAAATATGCAGATCAGCGCGGTATTTATACGCAAATGAATTCCAATTTGACGCTGCCTCAAGATCGTTATTTAGATATTGCTGAATACATAGATGTGATGCATATTTCACATAACTGGGGCACTACAGATGAATTTGCGAACGTCGGTTTCGGCGCTATGGAAAAACAACCGCCGCTTAAAGCGAAATTGAAACTTTACGAACAAATGATTGATAATGCACGTACATTATCTGAACAAGGGATGTTTGTATCAGCTGAGACAATGCTGAATCAAAACACTAAACCTTACCTTGGAAAAATCCATCGCGAAGTAGTCAACGACATGAAATGCAGCAGACATGAAATACATCCGATGTACCCTTCTGACTTTGCGAGCGAATTAAACGTATTAAGTCTGCAAGAAATCAAAGATACCATCCGTTATCTATTAGAAATACGCGATGAATCAGTATGGATGTTATTTGGTACCTTGCCGATTTATCCATGTATGTTAGATGAAGACGACAAACAGTTATTCAATCAGCTGCATTCAGCCAAAAATGTGACATTGCGCAACGATCCTGACGGCCGCAGCCGATTAAATGTCAATGTCTTCACAGGAGATGTCATTGTGACAGACTTCGGTGATGAGACTGGTTCTATTTCAAATATCAAAACAGATCGTTTAACCGATGTATTTGATAAGTGGCTGGCTTCTGACTTAGCACAAAGTTTAAATTGCCACTGCAGTCCTGTGCATTGTTTAGGCCCTAACTTGCTTGTAAAAAATATGTATTATCCTGATACAGATTTTCGTAAAAACGAAAAGAAAATGCATCAGAAATTCAAAGCTGAAGGTTATCAATTATAA
- a CDS encoding SE1561 family protein, whose amino-acid sequence MSENDLISNVKTRLSEFVEEIDHVDPDKVSVEDVDEWIGLLDQLEEKVKLYQREK is encoded by the coding sequence ATGAGTGAAAATGATTTAATCAGCAACGTCAAAACAAGATTATCTGAATTTGTAGAGGAAATCGATCATGTAGATCCTGATAAAGTAAGCGTTGAAGATGTAGATGAGTGGATTGGTTTATTAGACCAATTAGAAGAAAAAGTAAAATTGTATCAACGCGAAAAATAA
- a CDS encoding type 1 glutamine amidotransferase domain-containing protein: MTQPVAIILGNDFEDIELTSPKEAIEEAGYKTVIVGSEEGEELVGKHGTKAKANVGIAEADPSDYSGLLIPGGFSPDHLRGDVEGRFGTFAKAFIKEDDPIFAICHGPQVLIDTDDLNGRTLTAVLNVRKDLDNAGATVKDESVVIDKNIVTSRTPDDLDDFNKAIVDTLKKNDE; this comes from the coding sequence ATGACACAACCCGTAGCAATTATTTTAGGTAACGACTTTGAAGATATTGAATTAACAAGTCCAAAAGAAGCTATCGAAGAAGCAGGCTACAAAACAGTTATTGTCGGATCTGAAGAAGGCGAAGAACTTGTAGGTAAACATGGTACTAAAGCAAAAGCAAATGTCGGCATTGCAGAAGCTGACCCAAGCGACTATTCAGGTCTATTAATCCCTGGCGGTTTCTCACCAGACCATCTTCGCGGAGATGTAGAAGGCAGATTCGGTACATTTGCTAAAGCATTTATCAAAGAAGACGACCCAATCTTTGCGATTTGCCACGGTCCTCAAGTATTAATCGATACTGACGACTTAAACGGCCGTACGCTAACTGCAGTATTAAACGTACGCAAAGACTTGGACAACGCTGGCGCAACTGTTAAAGATGAATCAGTTGTAATTGATAAAAACATAGTAACAAGCCGTACGCCTGATGATTTAGATGACTTCAACAAAGCAATTGTTGACACTTTAAAGAAAAATGATGAGTAA
- the sgtB gene encoding monofunctional peptidoglycan glycosyltransferase SgtB, which translates to MKRSERLSRSNHDSRNSTQNTPHYNTYYQPVGTPPRKRKSKGLFLKILLGLIIIIALFLGAMYVLSSRANVEDLKTIENKSTFVPINDMPEYTKGAFIAMEDERFYDHGAFDVKGIFRALFTTLSDQSVQGGSTISQQVVKNYYYGNEQSFTRKVKEILVASRMEQTYSKEEILSFYVNNIYFGDNQYTVESAANHYFGTTTVKNSQHMPTISVLQSAILASKINAPSVYDVNNMSQNYINRVKINLEKMKQQGYINDEQYKIALAQLGV; encoded by the coding sequence ATGAAACGAAGCGAAAGGCTGTCTAGATCTAATCACGATTCTAGAAATAGCACACAGAATACACCCCATTATAATACTTATTATCAACCCGTAGGCACACCGCCGAGGAAGAGAAAAAGCAAAGGGTTATTTTTAAAAATTTTATTAGGACTGATTATCATCATTGCGCTGTTTTTAGGTGCGATGTATGTATTATCTTCTCGTGCAAATGTTGAAGATTTAAAAACAATTGAAAATAAATCCACATTCGTACCGATTAATGATATGCCTGAATACACCAAAGGTGCATTTATCGCAATGGAAGATGAGCGCTTTTATGATCATGGCGCATTTGATGTCAAAGGTATTTTCAGAGCCTTGTTTACGACACTCAGCGATCAATCGGTACAAGGCGGCAGTACCATCAGCCAGCAAGTTGTTAAAAATTATTATTATGGAAATGAACAAAGTTTCACCAGAAAGGTCAAAGAAATTTTAGTAGCCAGCCGTATGGAACAGACTTATTCGAAAGAAGAAATATTGAGTTTTTACGTCAATAATATTTATTTCGGCGATAACCAATATACGGTTGAAAGTGCCGCGAACCATTATTTCGGTACAACGACAGTTAAGAACAGTCAACACATGCCGACCATTTCTGTACTGCAAAGTGCAATTTTAGCAAGTAAAATCAATGCACCGAGCGTATATGATGTCAACAACATGTCGCAAAACTATATCAACCGAGTCAAAATCAATTTAGAGAAAATGAAGCAGCAAGGCTACATCAACGATGAACAATATAAAATAGCACTCGCACAATTAGGTGTCTGA
- the recX gene encoding recombination regulator RecX produces MPKITMIEVQKKNKERFNLFLDGAFEMGIDMDTLVHFNLKKGDVLTAEDMMHIQKYEHYRLGLHHAVAYLSYRKRTEQEVVQHLEKHEINETAIAEVIAYCHKEGYIDHEDYAESLKNTMIRTTDKGPEIYKQKLYKAGIEKALIEDYGERYEQEQPLEDVIALADKLMHQKKGPMKRRSDKVKQSLLQKGYSFEIVNEAMQALDFEPDADEVDTLLQKELEKVYRKNERKYSGQQLVMKTTEALLRKGYEYDTIKDKLRESGISDD; encoded by the coding sequence ATGCCTAAGATTACTATGATTGAAGTTCAAAAGAAAAATAAAGAACGCTTCAACTTATTTTTAGATGGTGCCTTTGAAATGGGTATTGATATGGATACTTTGGTACATTTTAATTTGAAAAAAGGTGATGTCCTCACCGCTGAAGATATGATGCATATTCAAAAATATGAACATTACCGTTTAGGTCTGCATCACGCTGTCGCTTATCTGTCTTACCGCAAAAGAACAGAACAAGAAGTTGTGCAGCATTTGGAAAAACATGAAATCAATGAAACAGCTATTGCAGAAGTCATTGCCTATTGTCATAAAGAAGGCTATATCGACCATGAAGATTATGCGGAAAGCTTGAAAAACACTATGATTCGCACCACAGACAAAGGCCCTGAAATTTATAAGCAAAAACTATATAAAGCCGGCATTGAAAAAGCATTGATTGAAGATTACGGGGAACGTTACGAACAAGAACAGCCGCTTGAGGATGTTATTGCGCTTGCGGATAAGCTGATGCATCAGAAAAAAGGGCCGATGAAACGCCGTTCAGATAAAGTGAAACAATCACTGCTTCAAAAGGGCTATTCATTCGAGATTGTCAATGAAGCGATGCAAGCATTGGATTTCGAACCAGATGCGGATGAAGTCGATACATTGCTTCAAAAGGAATTAGAAAAAGTATATCGAAAGAACGAACGCAAATACAGCGGACAGCAGCTTGTTATGAAAACGACAGAAGCACTTCTCAGAAAAGGCTATGAGTATGATACAATTAAAGATAAATTAAGAGAAAGCGGGATTAGTGATGACTGA
- a CDS encoding YfhH family protein — translation MTEKSLSDMTKSEILNEIQKYKEKMRKAEMNGILNEYDVYRTKVIIAESYLVDKDKIEFGKIYELNDGTKRYMRVDRFKGVFAWGKILHSGQSEQGIPVALLKL, via the coding sequence ATGACTGAGAAAAGTTTAAGCGATATGACAAAAAGCGAAATTTTAAATGAAATACAAAAGTATAAAGAAAAGATGCGTAAAGCAGAAATGAATGGAATCTTAAATGAGTATGATGTTTACCGTACAAAAGTCATCATAGCTGAAAGTTATTTAGTAGATAAAGATAAAATTGAATTCGGTAAAATTTATGAATTGAATGACGGTACCAAACGTTATATGCGTGTAGATCGTTTTAAAGGTGTCTTTGCTTGGGGGAAAATCCTGCACAGCGGGCAAAGCGAACAAGGCATCCCAGTCGCATTATTAAAACTTTAG
- a CDS encoding ATP-binding cassette domain-containing protein, translating to MASSIVLKLLNITHYYRKKNRKKWYLPYGYDAEDIELNNVSLHLYQGESLGIIGEPGASKTLIGRILAGEVKPDKGRIKRNGSLYFGDIEDKHLHEETVSAFVQNAVELFTYSVNEHKVEQILRYADLFELKDKVVYQLTDQQYAQLIVSLARTSKADIIIFNHVLHYLDEAFLKKASKLSQDYIDDEKTMITIDDNLNVIQTICNYAVWISHGQLRMEGPLSRVLPAFKEHERDRQSLKTEEEKAHFDVDWKKKRTRIPEMTYNFKRVERYKHAKPTPFLARVIGWSIVLLVGFVFMAVLLFNNLGIVHFAQNTEQSKLQSNQKGVFNETLTYGLVTKNNLEVKGEGNTKLNLPKYAFVTIIGENDNNYKIVVDDKEYVTGKNKLYHFNPAALYERHSKSTLEDYMKDSYINYVDFYNSHIGQSHKKAVKSLVPEKDQRFVAPVTQQPVDLLFNDSDHLTGFVFPIVEKDKLKDKFGIQGDYWVTKSGKGYFIADMKDNKWIYIEL from the coding sequence ATGGCGAGTTCAATTGTATTAAAATTACTGAATATCACACACTATTATCGAAAAAAGAATAGAAAAAAATGGTATCTCCCATATGGTTATGATGCTGAAGATATTGAGTTGAACAATGTCTCTCTGCACCTTTATCAAGGAGAGTCGCTTGGAATTATCGGAGAACCGGGCGCTTCAAAAACGTTAATCGGCAGAATTTTAGCAGGTGAAGTCAAACCGGATAAGGGGCGTATCAAACGTAATGGCAGTTTATATTTCGGGGACATTGAAGATAAACATCTGCACGAAGAAACGGTCTCAGCCTTTGTTCAAAATGCAGTCGAATTATTTACATACTCTGTGAACGAACATAAAGTGGAACAAATATTGCGTTATGCAGATTTGTTTGAATTAAAAGATAAAGTTGTTTATCAATTAACCGATCAGCAATATGCCCAGCTTATCGTCAGCTTGGCACGCACTTCAAAAGCAGACATCATCATTTTCAACCACGTTTTGCATTATTTAGACGAAGCCTTTTTGAAAAAAGCCTCTAAGTTATCGCAAGACTACATAGATGATGAAAAGACCATGATTACAATCGATGATAACCTGAATGTGATTCAAACGATATGCAACTATGCAGTGTGGATTTCTCATGGCCAATTACGTATGGAAGGACCGTTGAGCAGAGTCTTGCCTGCGTTTAAAGAACATGAGCGTGATCGTCAATCGTTAAAAACAGAAGAAGAAAAAGCACATTTTGATGTGGATTGGAAAAAGAAACGTACGCGCATTCCGGAAATGACTTATAACTTTAAGCGTGTAGAGCGGTATAAACATGCAAAACCGACACCTTTCTTAGCGCGTGTAATTGGATGGAGTATTGTCTTATTAGTCGGCTTCGTGTTCATGGCTGTGCTGTTATTCAATAATTTAGGTATTGTCCATTTTGCACAGAACACAGAACAAAGCAAATTGCAATCGAATCAAAAAGGTGTCTTCAACGAAACTTTAACGTACGGCTTAGTGACCAAAAATAATTTGGAAGTCAAAGGGGAAGGCAATACAAAGCTCAACTTGCCGAAATATGCGTTTGTGACAATCATTGGAGAAAATGATAATAACTATAAAATTGTCGTCGATGACAAAGAATATGTAACAGGCAAAAATAAACTGTATCATTTCAATCCGGCAGCGCTTTATGAACGCCACAGCAAATCGACATTAGAAGATTATATGAAAGACAGTTATATCAACTATGTGGATTTCTATAACAGCCATATCGGCCAATCACATAAGAAAGCAGTTAAAAGTTTAGTACCTGAAAAGGATCAGCGTTTTGTCGCACCTGTCACGCAGCAGCCGGTGGATTTATTGTTTAATGATTCCGATCATTTAACTGGATTTGTATTCCCGATTGTTGAAAAAGACAAATTGAAAGATAAATTCGGAATTCAAGGCGATTACTGGGTAACGAAATCAGGTAAAGGCTACTTCATTGCGGACATGAAAGATAATAAATGGATTTATATAGAATTGTAG